The following coding sequences lie in one Jonesia denitrificans DSM 20603 genomic window:
- a CDS encoding TetR/AcrR family transcriptional regulator has product MKRTTLHTPPATHQGHRKHMDDNPTTAPTNTSHKRGSGRDRVLDAYINVLLTDGVAAATLDEVARRADISKGGLLHHFKSKDDLTQGLLDRFLTENAAEVAATLNSPDGPILGYLNGSTETGDTFPSLYMAVLRLAGTNNPLVDDALRTSQNAWLTGLQAHIDDPVTARLVHLVGDGLYLHTLLGGTRNPLDEAVIEFAHHIIRDRA; this is encoded by the coding sequence GTGAAACGCACGACACTGCACACCCCCCCCGCCACACACCAAGGTCACCGCAAGCACATGGACGACAACCCCACCACCGCACCGACAAACACCTCCCACAAACGCGGCTCCGGACGCGACCGAGTCCTGGACGCATACATCAACGTCCTCCTCACCGACGGAGTTGCTGCAGCAACCCTCGACGAAGTAGCCCGACGCGCCGACATCTCCAAAGGCGGGCTACTCCACCACTTCAAATCAAAAGACGACCTCACCCAAGGCCTCCTCGACCGGTTCCTCACCGAAAACGCCGCCGAAGTAGCCGCGACCCTCAACTCCCCCGACGGACCAATCCTCGGATACCTCAACGGATCCACCGAAACAGGGGACACCTTCCCCAGCCTGTACATGGCCGTCCTGCGGCTCGCCGGCACCAACAACCCCCTCGTCGACGACGCCCTACGCACCAGCCAAAACGCCTGGCTCACCGGATTACAAGCCCACATCGACGACCCGGTGACCGCCCGCCTCGTCCACCTCGTCGGTGACGGTCTCTACCTGCACACCCTCCTCGGCGGCACCCGCAACCCCCTTGACGAGGCGGTCATCGAGTTCGCCCACCACATCATCCGCGACCGCGCATAG
- a CDS encoding LysR family transcriptional regulator gives MTVRWPDLSVVELLVAVHDLGSVSAAARAVGMAQPNASRALAGLERDIGVTLVVRHPRGSTLTDAGVALVGQARSVLLAASSFVDTYAALRGNKPTTLRVAASMTVAEHLLPEWLVALRALNERVSVQVKAVNSSGVYDLVDAGSVDVGFVETPQRRTGLRSRVVTHDRLVVVAHPAHPWASRSSDRPVSLAELAATPLVVREPGSGTRRAFDDAMRALHPVAPALELESIGAIRSTVRAGGSPGVLSELAVAWSVAQRELVRVPVEGLTMRREIRAVWQGHRPSPAAEELIAASMRIGNPRSRAT, from the coding sequence ATGACGGTGCGTTGGCCTGACTTGTCAGTTGTGGAACTCCTTGTTGCTGTGCATGACTTGGGGAGTGTGAGCGCTGCGGCGCGGGCGGTGGGGATGGCTCAGCCGAATGCGAGTCGTGCGTTGGCTGGTTTGGAACGTGACATTGGGGTGACGTTGGTTGTCCGACATCCGCGGGGTTCGACGTTGACTGATGCGGGGGTCGCCCTTGTGGGGCAGGCGCGTTCTGTGCTGTTGGCAGCGTCGTCGTTTGTTGATACGTATGCTGCGTTGCGGGGGAACAAGCCGACAACGTTGCGGGTTGCGGCGAGTATGACGGTTGCTGAGCATCTGTTGCCGGAGTGGCTTGTTGCGTTGCGGGCATTGAATGAGCGGGTATCCGTGCAGGTGAAGGCGGTCAATTCGTCGGGCGTGTATGACTTGGTGGACGCCGGGTCTGTGGATGTTGGGTTCGTGGAGACTCCGCAGCGTCGCACGGGCTTGCGGTCACGGGTGGTGACTCATGACAGGCTCGTGGTGGTTGCTCACCCGGCGCACCCGTGGGCGTCTCGTTCCTCTGATCGGCCGGTGTCGTTGGCTGAGCTTGCGGCGACTCCTTTGGTTGTGAGGGAGCCGGGGTCGGGGACACGGCGTGCATTTGATGACGCGATGCGCGCGTTGCACCCGGTTGCGCCTGCGTTGGAGTTGGAGTCTATTGGCGCGATCCGGTCCACTGTTCGCGCTGGCGGCAGCCCTGGGGTGTTGAGCGAGCTGGCGGTGGCGTGGTCGGTTGCGCAGCGTGAATTGGTTCGGGTGCCGGTGGAGGGGTTGACGATGCGCCGGGAGATTCGCGCGGTGTGGCAGGGGCACCGGCCGTCCCCGGCTGCGGAGGAACTGATCGCGGCGTCGATGCGCATCGGTAATCCGAGGTCCCGCGCCACGTGA
- a CDS encoding YeiH family protein: MPTLSPLLIAIILGATIANLWRIPDPTQHIIDVVGKYTLRAGIVLLGLQLHLADLVAAGPRVITTAVLVVTTGILSTLAIGRLLGIHRDLTLLIACGFSICGAAAVAAATATLTSQRGGDARQRGGDASERGGDTDERRPDVSHPGGDTGDSLPQHSALAIALVVLFGTLMIPLIPLLGHALGLTATQTALWAGASVHEIAQVVAIGDAVDPGTGNALHLAVVMKLARVLLLAVVLAVITMRHRRPVPAPAGGVLIQATAGSASSFTDTGSASSAASLSGAPLANNQSRTPRHTRVQPLIPTFVSGFIVMAALRTTGLLPDTVLTMAGHTQTVLLTIAMGALGTGVRIDKLMTVGGKPVVLAALATLIVGVVGLAGALTL; the protein is encoded by the coding sequence GTGCCAACCCTCAGCCCACTCCTCATCGCCATCATCCTCGGCGCCACCATCGCCAACCTGTGGCGCATACCCGACCCCACCCAACACATCATCGATGTGGTTGGAAAATACACCCTCCGCGCAGGAATCGTGCTCCTCGGACTCCAACTCCACCTCGCTGATCTCGTGGCAGCAGGCCCACGAGTCATCACCACAGCAGTCCTCGTCGTCACAACCGGCATTCTCAGCACCCTCGCGATCGGACGACTCCTCGGCATCCACCGCGACCTCACCCTCCTCATCGCGTGCGGATTCTCAATCTGCGGGGCAGCGGCAGTGGCGGCCGCCACCGCCACCCTCACATCACAGCGGGGTGGGGATGCAAGACAGCGGGGTGGGGATGCAAGCGAACGGGGTGGGGACACTGATGAGCGGCGCCCTGACGTATCGCACCCGGGTGGGGACACTGGCGACAGCCTCCCCCAACACTCGGCGCTCGCAATCGCACTCGTCGTGCTGTTCGGAACCCTCATGATCCCCCTCATCCCCCTACTCGGGCACGCACTGGGACTCACCGCAACTCAGACGGCCCTGTGGGCAGGCGCATCAGTTCACGAAATCGCACAGGTCGTCGCGATCGGTGATGCCGTCGACCCAGGAACCGGCAACGCCCTCCACCTCGCCGTCGTCATGAAACTTGCCCGAGTTCTCCTCCTCGCCGTGGTCCTTGCCGTCATCACCATGCGGCACCGCAGACCAGTTCCCGCACCGGCTGGTGGTGTGCTCATTCAAGCTACTGCCGGTTCGGCCTCCAGCTTTACCGACACCGGTTCGGCCTCCAGCGCTGCTTCGCTCAGTGGTGCTCCCTTAGCCAACAATCAGTCACGCACACCACGCCATACACGAGTGCAACCACTAATCCCCACCTTCGTCAGCGGGTTCATTGTCATGGCGGCCCTCCGCACCACGGGGTTGCTCCCCGACACTGTGCTCACCATGGCTGGGCACACCCAAACGGTGCTCCTGACCATCGCAATGGGGGCGCTGGGAACGGGGGTGCGCATCGACAAGTTGATGACAGTGGGCGGAAAGCCCGTCGTTCTCGCGGCGCTGGCCACACTCATCGTTGGGGTCGTGGGCCTCGCCGGGGCTCTCACTCTCTAA